In Longimicrobium terrae, the following proteins share a genomic window:
- a CDS encoding PHP domain-containing protein, with protein sequence MKRVDLHLHTRASDGELSPADLVRTAADARLDIIAITDHDTIGGVAEALAAAAGGPVRVIAGVEVSSRHGEDEIHVLGYHVAPDAASLLAHEAGALGRRQERAREMVRKLQSMGIAVEYEDVLRAAGTDARAIGRPHVARAMVAAGQVRSVGEAFDRFLGDAGSAFVPTELPSVRSAIEMIRDAGGVAVWAHPDPRQFDAAIRDFAEWGLSGVECFRPTTNPSDAKHFRSVARELGLWPSGGSDWHGPYRSRLGDFFIPVEDVQEVVDAGGTG encoded by the coding sequence ATGAAGCGAGTCGATCTCCACCTGCACACCCGCGCCTCCGACGGCGAACTGTCTCCCGCCGACCTTGTCCGCACCGCGGCCGACGCCCGGCTGGACATCATCGCCATCACTGACCACGACACCATCGGCGGCGTCGCCGAAGCCCTGGCCGCCGCGGCGGGCGGGCCGGTGCGCGTGATCGCCGGCGTGGAGGTCAGCAGCCGCCACGGGGAAGACGAGATCCACGTCCTGGGCTACCATGTGGCGCCCGACGCCGCGTCGCTGCTTGCCCACGAGGCGGGCGCGCTGGGACGGCGGCAGGAGCGGGCGCGCGAGATGGTGCGCAAGCTTCAGTCGATGGGCATCGCGGTGGAATACGAGGACGTCCTGCGCGCCGCGGGAACGGACGCGCGCGCCATCGGCCGTCCGCACGTGGCCCGGGCGATGGTCGCCGCCGGGCAGGTGCGCTCCGTGGGTGAGGCGTTCGACCGCTTTCTGGGCGACGCGGGATCGGCCTTCGTTCCCACCGAGCTTCCCTCCGTGCGCAGCGCGATCGAAATGATCCGCGACGCGGGCGGCGTGGCCGTGTGGGCGCACCCCGATCCGCGGCAGTTCGACGCGGCGATCCGCGACTTCGCGGAGTGGGGCCTTTCCGGCGTGGAGTGCTTTCGCCCCACGACCAACCCGTCCGACGCCAAGCATTTCCGCTCCGTCGCGCGTGAACTCGGGCTGTGGCCCAGCGGCGGCTCGGACTGGCACGGGCCGTATCGTTCGCGCCTGGGGGACTTCTTCATCCCAGTGGAGGACGTGCAGGAAGTGGTGGACGCAGGCGGGACCGGCTGA